In one window of Sciurus carolinensis chromosome X, mSciCar1.2, whole genome shotgun sequence DNA:
- the LOC124972456 gene encoding olfactory receptor 1468-like has translation MHQGNQTTISEFFLLGPAVGSEQQQIIFMLFLCMYLVTVVGNLLIILAIISDTHLHSPMYFFLANLSFTDICFTTTTVPKMLADIQSQSPTISFAGCLTQMYFFMLLVDLDNFLLAAMAYDRYVAICHPLHYAALLNPKCCALLVVTPWVISNLVSVLHLSLLSHLTFCDQRAIPHFFCDLEPILRLACSDTQINNLLILTIGGAVIFIPFIFILVSYTLIGSTVLRVPATKGKWKTFSTCGSHLSAVSLFYGSIVWVYFLPSSAYSAERDKVAAIMYTIVTPMMNPFIYSLRNKDMKRALRRLFNRKNFFWSW, from the coding sequence ATGCACCAAGGAAACCAAACTACTATCTCTGAATTCTTCCTCCTGGGACCTGCAGTGGGGTCTGAACAGCAGCAGATCATCTTCATGCTGTTTCTGTGCATGTATCTGGTCACCGTGGTAGGAAACTTACTTATCATCCTGGCTATTATCAGTGACACTCACCTCCACagtcccatgtacttcttccttgcCAATCTATCCTTCACTGACATCTGCTTCACAACCACTACAGTCCCCAAAATGTTGGCAGACATTCAAAGCCAGAGTCCAACCATCTCCTTTGCAGGATGTCTTAcgcaaatgtatttttttatgctCCTGGTGGACTTGGACAATTTCCTCTTGGCAGCCATGGCATATGACCGGTACGTTGCCATCTGTCACCCATTACACTATGCAGCATTACTGAATCCCAAGTGCTGTGCCCTATTGGTTGTGACTCCATGGGTTATTTCCAACCTTGTCTCAGTACTTCATCTCAGTCTGCTGAGTCATTTGACTTTCTGTGATCAGAGAGCAATCCCACACTTCTTCTGTGACCTGGAACCCATATTAAGGCTTGCTTGCTCAGACACACAAATCAACAACTTGCTTATCCTAACTATTGGTGGAGCAGTTATCTTCATCcccttcattttcattcttgtcTCCTACACCCTTATTGGCAGCACTGTGCTCAGGGTTCCAGCAACCAAAGGGAAGTGGAAAACATTCTCTACATGTGGCTCCCACCTCTCAGCTGTGTCACTTTTCTATGGATCCATTGTCTGGGTCTATTTTCTCCCCTCTTCTGCCTACTCGGCAGAAAGAGATAAGGTAGCTGCTATCATGTATACAATTGTAACTCCCATGATgaatcccttcatctacagtctaaGGAACAAAGACATGAAAAGAGCATTGAGGAGACTGTTCAACAGAAAAAACTTCTTCTGGAGTTGGTGA